A genomic region of Oceanispirochaeta sp. contains the following coding sequences:
- the nudC gene encoding NAD(+) diphosphatase — protein sequence MEFIPRFIPENNESEKIWLLFSEKERYMAVDTEGSPFLKEIPGIKADFSLYLGLLAGQDCTCLSFEEQVPLPAGMEWVSFRDGYRALYPLDQYPVSRGKQLQEWRRTHRFCGSCGTATELSETEHVQKCPSCGDHWYPRMAPAVIIRITKGEKILLAHNANFPEGLYSHIAGFVDPGETLEQAIHREVFEEVGLRVQNISYFASQSWPMPHSLMLAFTAEALDESEPVPDGQEILDARWFSPDALPEIPGPGSIAGRMLVDFLSEAESRPDHG from the coding sequence TTGGAATTTATACCCCGCTTTATACCAGAAAATAATGAATCGGAAAAAATATGGCTGCTGTTTTCTGAAAAGGAACGATATATGGCTGTCGATACCGAGGGCAGCCCCTTTCTGAAGGAGATTCCCGGCATAAAAGCAGATTTCTCTCTTTATCTGGGTCTCCTTGCGGGACAGGACTGCACTTGCCTCTCCTTCGAGGAACAGGTTCCCCTTCCCGCCGGTATGGAGTGGGTGAGCTTCAGGGACGGTTACCGTGCCCTGTATCCCCTGGATCAATATCCCGTCAGCCGGGGCAAACAGCTTCAGGAATGGAGACGGACTCACCGGTTCTGCGGTTCCTGCGGCACAGCGACTGAATTGTCAGAGACCGAGCATGTTCAGAAATGCCCTTCCTGCGGTGATCACTGGTATCCCAGGATGGCCCCTGCTGTCATCATCCGCATCACAAAGGGCGAAAAGATTCTGCTGGCCCATAATGCCAATTTCCCGGAAGGTCTCTATTCACATATTGCGGGATTTGTTGATCCTGGTGAAACTCTGGAACAGGCGATCCACCGTGAAGTTTTTGAAGAGGTCGGCCTGCGGGTTCAGAATATCAGCTATTTTGCATCCCAGTCCTGGCCCATGCCTCACTCTCTTATGCTGGCCTTTACAGCTGAAGCTCTGGATGAGTCCGAACCTGTGCCTGATGGTCAGGAAATCCTGGACGCCCGCTGGTTCAGCCCGGATGCTCTGCCTGAGATTCCCGGGCCAGGAAGCATTGCCGGCAGGATGCTCGTGGATTTTCTCTCAGAAGCGGAATCCCGCCCGGATCATGGGTGA
- a CDS encoding metallophosphoesterase family protein, with protein MTENLFIGSIILENLEKTYTRSERIKIDSDSKIIVLSDFHLGIGRSRDEFRKNARLVMTVLKEWYLPQGYSLILNGDIEELHRLKLPKVSRTWESLYEIFLEFKKGPGLYKIQGNHDSGLSLIRKKGRSEAELEVNSRILPSLILEYKENEMLVLHGHQASLYNSPFRHRMNKFFLRYLAHPLHINNIKRDFLSDRPLKAEQRIFDFARSKGIIALAGHTHRALFEGHSEEEYLKIRIDKMIRDYMKQEDPDKKELKEAIYNTAGILQKMLENEDYKSRGSIYDPLSLSCLFNSGTVIHKFGATGIEIKGGKIFLTAWFDKTNPQSRVFLYDESSFPLKEHPWIQNYTLKSDDLDYIFTRLSLLTNKK; from the coding sequence ATGACAGAGAACCTTTTTATAGGTTCAATCATACTAGAAAACCTCGAAAAGACCTATACCCGGTCTGAGCGGATAAAGATCGATAGTGACAGTAAAATCATTGTTCTCAGCGATTTTCATCTAGGCATCGGCAGGAGCCGTGATGAGTTCAGAAAGAATGCCCGCCTTGTCATGACCGTCCTGAAGGAGTGGTATCTACCTCAAGGCTATTCACTTATCTTGAATGGAGATATTGAAGAGCTTCACCGCCTGAAGCTTCCAAAGGTCAGTCGAACATGGGAGTCTCTGTACGAAATTTTTCTGGAATTCAAAAAGGGTCCCGGATTGTATAAGATACAGGGGAACCATGACAGCGGTCTGTCACTGATTCGGAAAAAAGGGAGGAGCGAGGCGGAGCTGGAAGTCAATTCCCGGATTCTGCCGTCTCTGATTCTGGAGTACAAAGAGAATGAAATGCTGGTCCTCCACGGTCACCAGGCTTCCTTGTACAACTCCCCCTTCCGGCACAGGATGAACAAGTTTTTTCTGCGCTACCTGGCCCATCCTCTCCACATCAACAACATCAAGCGGGACTTTCTCAGTGACAGGCCCCTCAAGGCGGAACAGAGGATCTTTGACTTCGCTCGAAGCAAGGGGATTATAGCCCTGGCAGGGCATACCCACAGGGCTCTTTTCGAAGGCCATTCGGAAGAGGAATATCTGAAGATCAGGATAGACAAGATGATCAGGGATTATATGAAACAGGAGGACCCCGATAAAAAAGAGCTGAAGGAGGCTATTTACAACACGGCCGGAATTCTTCAAAAAATGCTTGAAAATGAAGATTATAAAAGCAGGGGTAGCATTTATGATCCCCTCTCCCTGTCCTGTCTGTTTAATTCGGGAACGGTCATACATAAATTCGGGGCTACCGGCATCGAAATCAAAGGGGGCAAGATCTTTTTGACCGCCTGGTTTGACAAAACCAACCCTCAAAGCCGGGTGTTTCTCTACGATGAGAGCTCCTTTCCCTTGAAGGAACACCCCTGGATTCAGAATTACACCCTCAAATCGGACGATCTGGACTACATTTTTACCCGACTCAGCCTGTTAACGAACAAGAAATAA